The proteins below come from a single Tissierella sp. MB52-C2 genomic window:
- a CDS encoding DUF6838 family protein yields MIKIVKYTDIHKAIVKRIKTKFPNIVFGTDVEKDVVRPSFFVDLNNIKISNFMGESRDTYLTARIYYFSSTADENGMELLNMYDDLVELFLENNLITVDEYVKFEINELEINVIDKVLHCYFDIRISENYPRDKSGIGVDFEDKELMEELNIKE; encoded by the coding sequence GTGATAAAAATTGTAAAATATACTGATATACACAAGGCTATTGTAAAAAGGATAAAGACTAAATTTCCCAATATAGTCTTTGGTACAGATGTTGAGAAGGATGTAGTAAGACCTTCTTTTTTTGTTGACTTGAATAACATAAAAATTAGTAACTTTATGGGAGAATCAAGGGACACTTATTTGACTGCTAGGATTTATTATTTTTCATCTACAGCAGATGAAAATGGGATGGAATTGTTAAATATGTATGATGACTTAGTAGAACTATTTCTAGAAAATAATTTGATTACTGTAGATGAATATGTAAAATTTGAAATTAATGAACTAGAAATTAATGTAATTGATAAGGTTCTACATTGTTATTTTGACATTAGAATATCTGAAAATTATCCACGTGATAAATCAGGTATTGGTGTTGATTTTGAGGATAAAGAGCTAATGGAAGAATTAAATATAAAGGAGTGA
- a CDS encoding phage tail sheath C-terminal domain-containing protein has translation MADLGMPKIEIIFKGLGVSAVQRGSKGVAVLIIKDDTNKTFTFKEYRSIEDLTSEELLRYTEENITYIKDVLEGSPKKLVIARMDNDGVLADLLKAIKGKVEMNCWIGIADATAEEANDLVSFIKASVKNDKKRYKGLVYKAASSDDMHIVNFTNEKVIFKDNRGKQDGGKASPWLLGYLAGLSLDMSAIAKPLQKFEAVEEPEDLDEAINKGEFILYNDEGEVRVARGITSLVTTGQGITDDMKFILIVEVMDMIYTDIYTTWKNFYKGKYKNYLDNQMLLIGAINSYFKEIANELLLDPNFSNKAMIDIEQQRLANIYKYGEEEVSTWDDDKVMEMTVGTNVFLDGNIKILNAMEDFKFKIDM, from the coding sequence ATGGCAGATTTAGGAATGCCCAAAATAGAAATCATATTTAAAGGATTAGGAGTAAGTGCCGTTCAAAGAGGAAGTAAAGGGGTAGCAGTATTAATCATTAAAGATGATACCAATAAGACATTTACATTTAAGGAATATAGAAGCATAGAAGACTTGACATCAGAAGAGTTGCTAAGATATACAGAAGAAAATATAACATATATTAAAGATGTCTTAGAAGGATCACCTAAGAAACTAGTAATAGCAAGAATGGATAATGATGGAGTATTAGCAGATTTATTAAAAGCTATAAAAGGTAAGGTGGAAATGAATTGCTGGATTGGTATTGCAGATGCAACAGCAGAGGAAGCCAATGACTTAGTAAGTTTTATAAAAGCCAGCGTTAAAAATGATAAAAAAAGATATAAGGGGTTAGTATATAAAGCTGCTTCATCTGATGATATGCACATAGTTAATTTCACTAATGAAAAGGTGATTTTTAAGGACAACAGAGGAAAACAAGATGGAGGTAAGGCTTCTCCATGGTTATTAGGTTATCTTGCAGGTTTATCCTTAGATATGAGTGCCATTGCTAAACCACTGCAGAAGTTTGAAGCTGTAGAAGAACCAGAAGATCTAGATGAAGCTATAAATAAGGGTGAGTTCATTCTTTACAATGATGAAGGTGAAGTTAGGGTTGCGAGAGGCATTACATCACTTGTAACTACAGGGCAAGGAATTACTGATGACATGAAGTTTATATTAATAGTTGAAGTTATGGATATGATTTATACAGATATTTACACTACTTGGAAGAATTTTTATAAAGGTAAATATAAAAATTATCTAGACAACCAAATGTTATTAATAGGTGCCATTAATAGTTATTTTAAAGAAATTGCAAATGAGCTCCTACTAGATCCTAACTTCTCAAATAAAGCTATGATAGATATAGAGCAACAAAGGTTAGCAAATATTTATAAATATGGAGAGGAAGAAGTAAGTACTTGGGATGATGATAAGGTTATGGAAATGACAGTAGGTACTAATGTATTCTTAGATGGAAATATAAAAATATTAAACGCTATGGAAGATTTTAAATTTAAAATAGATATGTAG
- a CDS encoding DUF2634 domain-containing protein, whose translation MFPKLDLDNIAEELQFEEKKNEGKTFLFDFEKGDFVIKDGRLVEVEGKEAIKIWIEKILRTEKFKFEVYKEDENINEYGTTIKKLIQGKKVPQFFLQSELKREIEEVLKRHSEIDRIKDFRTEQEAATLRIYFTIILKNGETFNQEVNF comes from the coding sequence GTGTTTCCCAAATTGGATTTAGACAATATTGCAGAAGAATTACAATTTGAAGAAAAAAAGAATGAGGGTAAAACATTTTTATTTGATTTTGAAAAAGGAGATTTTGTAATTAAGGATGGTAGACTTGTAGAGGTAGAAGGGAAAGAAGCTATAAAAATTTGGATAGAAAAAATACTAAGAACTGAAAAATTCAAGTTTGAAGTATATAAAGAAGATGAGAACATTAACGAGTATGGTACAACTATAAAGAAATTAATTCAAGGAAAAAAAGTACCACAATTCTTTCTACAATCTGAACTAAAGAGAGAGATAGAGGAAGTATTAAAGAGACATAGTGAAATTGACAGAATAAAAGACTTTAGGACAGAACAAGAAGCAGCCACCCTTAGAATATATTTCACGATAATATTAAAAAATGGAGAAACCTTCAACCAGGAGGTGAATTTTTAA
- a CDS encoding phage baseplate protein — translation MGGNIIFSANNNEEVMILPVVPEIEINKSQNNEQFETINNGTINLVGDEVIRTFSITSILPSQKYRWLKPGSVADPFRYVDFFNKWRAKKVPFRVITSKRDGTEWFNMAVLIDNFSYTVRKNGDVEYTLDLSEYRFVGGN, via the coding sequence ATGGGAGGTAATATAATATTTAGTGCAAATAACAACGAAGAGGTAATGATATTACCTGTGGTGCCAGAAATAGAGATTAATAAATCTCAAAATAATGAACAATTCGAAACTATAAACAATGGAACTATAAACTTAGTAGGTGATGAGGTGATTAGAACATTTTCTATCACATCCATACTGCCTTCTCAAAAGTATAGATGGCTGAAGCCTGGAAGCGTAGCAGATCCTTTCAGATATGTAGATTTCTTTAATAAATGGAGGGCAAAGAAAGTACCCTTTAGAGTTATTACAAGCAAAAGAGATGGAACAGAATGGTTTAACATGGCAGTATTGATAGATAATTTCTCTTATACGGTTAGAAAAAATGGAGATGTGGAATATACATTAGATTTATCTGAATATAGATTTGTTGGAGGTAATTAA
- a CDS encoding DUF2577 family protein, which translates to MFKERENKINIGPCVGKVVGVEPLKVSILDGQVILQEGHLYICQSLAKREYKLELNADGDIGDIAITSKPSNPLIAFNINEKEKTKLTLYFELKQGDEVLIIPAENQQVFFIVDKIQKVGD; encoded by the coding sequence ATGTTTAAGGAGAGGGAAAATAAGATTAATATAGGTCCTTGTGTAGGTAAAGTTGTAGGAGTAGAGCCTTTAAAAGTTTCAATACTAGATGGGCAAGTAATCCTCCAAGAAGGACATCTATATATATGTCAAAGCTTAGCAAAAAGAGAATATAAATTAGAGTTAAATGCTGATGGAGATATAGGGGATATTGCGATTACCTCTAAACCCTCTAATCCTCTAATTGCATTCAACATAAATGAGAAAGAAAAAACCAAATTGACACTATACTTTGAATTAAAACAAGGTGATGAAGTGTTAATTATACCTGCCGAAAACCAGCAGGTATTTTTTATAGTAGATAAGATCCAAAAGGTAGGTGATTAA
- a CDS encoding baseplate J/gp47 family protein encodes MENREEILKRILSNIPDKYDKSEGLFPYDFSKATAIEFENKNRGIQEVANKLDIENLSGEELERFIHQRTGITRKLATKATTIVTISGQECARISKGDFVGADTVNFISTEDKTIDDMGQMTVLVECEAPGIIGNVPARAIKYFPISIAGLANVTNLESVKNGYNAESDFDLRQRYYERIRIPATSGNKYHYLNWAKEVVGVGDARVIPLWNGDNTVKVIVIDSNKKPASEDLISRVQEYIDPKGEYINDRWTTWGTGAGQAPIGAYCTVISAVSKDINISATITKNESYLLEQIKSNIEENITNYLKEIAFKKNLVSYAQIGSLILNVDGVLDYMDLKVNEGLENIIIDSEEVAILGEVKLHE; translated from the coding sequence TTGGAAAATAGAGAAGAAATACTAAAAAGAATATTAAGCAATATCCCAGATAAATACGATAAATCAGAAGGATTATTCCCTTACGATTTCTCTAAAGCTACAGCTATAGAATTTGAAAATAAAAATAGAGGAATACAGGAAGTAGCAAATAAGCTAGACATAGAAAATCTATCAGGGGAGGAATTGGAAAGATTTATACATCAACGTACAGGAATAACTAGAAAACTAGCAACAAAAGCAACAACCATAGTAACAATATCAGGTCAAGAATGTGCTAGAATCTCTAAAGGGGATTTTGTAGGAGCCGATACAGTAAACTTTATATCTACAGAGGATAAGACAATTGATGATATGGGGCAAATGACAGTATTGGTAGAATGTGAAGCACCTGGAATCATAGGTAATGTTCCTGCAAGAGCAATAAAATACTTTCCTATTAGTATTGCAGGATTAGCAAATGTGACTAACCTTGAATCAGTAAAAAATGGTTACAATGCAGAAAGTGATTTTGACTTAAGACAAAGATACTATGAAAGAATACGTATTCCTGCAACATCAGGAAATAAATATCATTACCTAAATTGGGCAAAAGAAGTAGTGGGTGTAGGTGATGCTAGAGTTATTCCCCTTTGGAATGGAGATAACACAGTAAAAGTAATAGTAATAGATAGTAACAAAAAGCCTGCTAGTGAGGATCTGATTAGTAGAGTGCAAGAGTATATAGATCCTAAGGGTGAATATATAAATGATAGATGGACAACTTGGGGGACAGGAGCAGGACAGGCTCCCATAGGTGCATATTGTACTGTAATATCTGCCGTAAGTAAAGATATTAATATATCCGCCACAATAACTAAAAATGAAAGTTATCTTCTAGAACAGATTAAATCCAATATAGAAGAAAATATAACTAATTATTTAAAAGAAATAGCATTTAAAAAGAATTTAGTATCTTATGCACAAATAGGCTCTCTAATATTAAATGTAGATGGAGTATTAGACTATATGGATCTAAAAGTTAATGAAGGATTAGAAAATATCATAATAGATAGTGAAGAAGTAGCTATATTAGGTGAGGTGAAGTTACATGAGTAG
- a CDS encoding phage tail tube protein, whose product MSKGNQYWNGSNGNIWVNDSEWDKVKSFEVKMVIEWEDVPNGMTTDRVLLGYGYEGSFSYRKSDKNYNKAIDLLFAEYVAGRVPDVTIIGKAFNRATGKTQRIKVTSITFDELALQSWEEKSVGEVEMPFKASEVEILQ is encoded by the coding sequence ATGAGTAAAGGAAATCAATATTGGAATGGTTCTAATGGCAATATCTGGGTCAACGATTCTGAATGGGATAAAGTAAAGAGCTTTGAGGTTAAAATGGTTATAGAATGGGAAGATGTACCAAATGGAATGACTACAGATAGGGTTTTACTAGGCTATGGTTATGAAGGAAGTTTTAGTTATAGAAAATCCGATAAAAACTATAACAAAGCAATAGATTTGTTGTTTGCTGAGTACGTAGCAGGTAGAGTCCCAGATGTTACTATAATTGGTAAGGCTTTCAATAGAGCAACTGGAAAAACTCAAAGAATTAAGGTAACAAGTATAACTTTCGATGAACTTGCTTTACAATCATGGGAAGAAAAGTCTGTTGGGGAAGTAGAAATGCCTTTCAAGGCTAGTGAAGTAGAGATATTACAATAA
- a CDS encoding phage tail tape measure protein — MVKEEIVVMLALKDGMSQALVRITKSVDKVKEETKESQTLIEKWKDKSVKAIDNVIKKSAKMAKAKAKAFGGLAVDTGFKGMIELETASVKVKSIAGNSLELNKIQSELLKNSTKTGVAVNKLADAQYAAMSSGVKAEESMDAAVLSSKLAISGFTDTNSALKLMTSTMDVYGLTGTEAMQSISDKMLVTQNLGGTSIGELASSLGSVTPIAKSAGISLDEVLGAVGSLTKSGQSTSKAMAGLEGIMSNVIEPTEQAKDMAKKLGIDFSVSAIKSKGFAKWLEEIKVKTGGSTDAMDQLFGDVNALNAAISLTSEGGFNDFNNILGEVIDSAGMTDETFEAMTNTIGFKLDKLKNTSNNIFTSMMNTQSGLIGEYIDKIETWFTNNEEKIQGWVQSIGDGVTKVVDFIKNVLSFVKEHEKLITTILVFVTTMYAVIKVIALVVLVMEAWKTMSMVLDGVIKMTTLGWLVLVIGAVVAAGYLVWRNWEAIMEWLIRAWEKIKKAWKGLMEFLKNPVKGTIELFKKNKEYDIATNTSPSEDPAFPKGTSYSPSGWARIHEEGGEIRKLSSGETIISADKSERLLTGKGIGQDVKVDVTIAGNVIGNKQFANEVGEEVYRKVKLALDNI; from the coding sequence TTGGTAAAAGAGGAAATAGTAGTTATGCTCGCTTTAAAAGATGGGATGTCACAGGCTTTAGTAAGAATTACCAAAAGTGTAGATAAAGTCAAAGAAGAAACTAAGGAATCACAAACTCTAATAGAAAAATGGAAAGATAAAAGTGTAAAGGCTATAGACAATGTAATCAAGAAATCAGCTAAAATGGCTAAGGCGAAAGCAAAGGCCTTTGGAGGTTTAGCAGTGGATACAGGATTTAAAGGCATGATTGAACTAGAAACTGCTAGTGTAAAAGTTAAATCTATCGCGGGAAACTCTTTAGAATTAAACAAGATACAGAGTGAGTTATTAAAGAATTCCACTAAAACCGGTGTAGCAGTCAATAAATTAGCAGATGCTCAGTATGCTGCTATGTCTTCTGGTGTAAAGGCGGAAGAAAGCATGGATGCAGCAGTATTATCAAGTAAACTTGCTATATCTGGATTTACAGATACTAACAGTGCACTAAAACTCATGACTAGTACAATGGACGTATATGGGCTTACTGGAACTGAAGCTATGCAAAGTATAAGTGATAAAATGCTAGTAACTCAAAATCTTGGTGGCACATCAATAGGTGAACTAGCAAGTTCCCTAGGATCTGTTACTCCAATAGCAAAATCAGCAGGTATAAGTTTAGATGAGGTACTAGGTGCTGTTGGTTCTCTTACAAAAAGTGGACAGTCTACATCTAAAGCAATGGCAGGACTAGAGGGGATAATGTCCAATGTAATTGAACCCACTGAACAAGCAAAGGATATGGCTAAGAAATTAGGAATAGATTTTAGTGTTAGTGCTATAAAAAGCAAAGGATTTGCTAAGTGGTTAGAAGAAATAAAAGTAAAAACTGGTGGCAGCACCGATGCTATGGATCAGTTATTTGGTGATGTAAATGCCTTAAATGCTGCAATATCTTTAACTAGTGAAGGTGGATTTAATGATTTTAATAATATCCTTGGAGAAGTAATAGATAGTGCAGGCATGACAGATGAAACTTTTGAAGCTATGACTAATACTATAGGTTTTAAGTTAGATAAACTTAAAAATACGTCTAATAATATATTTACTTCTATGATGAATACTCAATCAGGACTCATAGGTGAATATATAGATAAGATAGAGACATGGTTTACAAACAATGAAGAAAAGATTCAAGGCTGGGTACAATCCATAGGCGATGGAGTTACTAAGGTAGTTGATTTTATAAAAAATGTATTAAGCTTTGTAAAAGAACATGAAAAGCTTATAACCACTATACTAGTATTTGTAACTACTATGTATGCAGTTATAAAAGTTATAGCATTAGTAGTTTTAGTTATGGAAGCTTGGAAAACCATGAGTATGGTATTAGATGGAGTTATAAAGATGACTACCCTAGGATGGTTAGTCTTAGTAATAGGTGCAGTAGTTGCAGCTGGGTATCTTGTATGGAGAAACTGGGAAGCTATAATGGAGTGGCTTATAAGAGCATGGGAAAAGATAAAAAAAGCTTGGAAGGGGTTAATGGAATTCTTAAAAAATCCAGTCAAAGGAACTATAGAGTTATTCAAGAAAAATAAAGAATATGATATAGCTACTAATACTTCACCATCTGAAGATCCAGCATTTCCAAAAGGAACAAGCTATTCTCCATCTGGGTGGGCAAGAATCCATGAAGAAGGTGGAGAAATAAGGAAACTATCATCAGGAGAAACTATTATATCTGCCGATAAATCTGAAAGACTCCTTACAGGTAAAGGAATCGGACAAGATGTAAAAGTAGATGTAACCATAGCAGGGAATGTAATAGGTAATAAGCAATTTGCCAATGAAGTGGGAGAGGAAGTATATAGAAAGGTTAAATTAGCATTAGATAATATCTAG